The Arachis ipaensis cultivar K30076 chromosome B03, Araip1.1, whole genome shotgun sequence region GTTCAAAGTCCTTCTGTCAAGCATCTTCTCCACAGCCTCAATGGGAAGCCCTTTAGTTTCCGGAACAAAGATCAAAACAAACACAATGGCAGCAGTGGTGATAAATATAAAGATCATGAAAGTGCAAGAAGTGCCAATAGCATCTGTGAGTGACAGAAAGGACTGAGCAACaattagattagaaacccaattTGAAGTTGATGCCATTCCACCACATATCCCTCTGTACCTCAAAGGGTAGATTTCAGAGTTCACAACCCATGGAACAGTTCCCATTCCTGGTGAGAAGAAAATTATGTAAAGTGCAAGGCCTATTAGTGCAAGAAAACCGTATTTGCTTGGGCACCCCCTTGTGTACCATAATCTCTCATTATTTTCACATTGCTTTTCTGTTGTGTCGCTTGAGATCAAACATGCTCCAGGTAAGAGCTGCATTAAAATTCCAAGTTCGTGTTACAAACTTACGACACAAATATGAATACCAATTTTCTTAACGGGTACCTAGGTGCtgctaaacttaaaaatttgtttGGCAAGTTTTTaacaaagattttttttaattgatttctttaaATGATgacaacaaccaccatcataaaTATAATATCGGTAATGTTGGGGGACAACAAAACCAgctaaaatttatcttatttaacattcattaattgttgtaaAATATTTCTGATATAATATATTGTTCCAAATAATAGACaaaaaaaatagatatataaGAAACAAATAATATAATTATCTCTTTTTGTTCTAAGCAATAATAAGAAAAGAAGCCTAATGTAGAAGTTTTTGATGAATATATAGCTGAGCAAAACTGAAGTACTAGTGCATCATGCATAGATTCAAAAAGTTACCTTATTAGATCCAGAAGCACAGAATCGGCAACTTGGAGAAGCCTTAAGGCACTTCATACAATCCCATCCACCAGCAGATCCGACAGAATCCAAAGTAGCGTTAAAAGCAGGGCAAGTAGCATTGTTAAATAGCGCCGTGTCGGCGGGGCTAACCATCGGCGAGTGAGTGGTGGTCTCATGGAACACAACAGTCAAGACAACAAGGGACACCACAACGCCGGACAAGCTGAACAAAAGAAGCTTCCTCCTGCCAGTCTTGTCAATGAAGTAAATGCTCATAATTGAACCAATTGCATTGAGACCAGCAGTTACAAGAGAAAGAAGGAGTGCTACTCTGTTTGATGCAAATCCAGCTAGTTGCACGATTGTGGGGCAGTAGTACATAACTGTGTT contains the following coding sequences:
- the LOC107630526 gene encoding probable inositol transporter 2 isoform X2 — its product is MALAGAIIGASVGGWINDRFGRRKAIILADTLFFIGSVIMAAATNPAILIVGRVFVGLGVGMASMASPLYISEASPTRVRGALVSLNGFLITGGQFLSYLINLAFTNAPGTWRWMLGVAALPALIQIVLMTMLPESPRWLFRKEREEEAKTILRRIYPPEDVENEINTLKESVEMEIKEASNSDKVSITKMLKTKTVRRGLYAGMGLQIFQQFVGINTVMYYCPTIVQLAGFASNRVALLLSLVTAGLNAIGSIMSIYFIDKTGRRKLLLFSLSGVVVSLVVLTVVFHETTTHSPMVSPADTALFNNATCPAFNATLDSVGSAGGWDCMKCLKASPSCRFCASGSNKLLPGACLISSDTTEKQCENNERLWYTRGCPSKYGFLALIGLALYIIFFSPGMGTVPWVVNSEIYPLRYRGICGGMASTSNWVSNLIVAQSFLSLTDAIGTSCTFMIFIFITTAAIVFVLIFVPETKGLPIEAVEKMLDRRTLNFKFWQGNHDDGDDEVMKQKTQSV